Within Apostichopus japonicus isolate 1M-3 chromosome 23, ASM3797524v1, whole genome shotgun sequence, the genomic segment ATGCATTGTAATAGTGAAAGataatacaaaaatagaaaaagtagTGACATGGTACTGCAAGCTGCCATTAATCTTAACTCAAATATCCTAAGCTGTGTGGACCATGCAGGTGTGTAATTAACAATTATAACTTGAATTGCTGCACAAAATTGCTCAAATTcatacataacatacagaaTAATGTTAAGGTATTTTATGATAAATGATAATGGTAAggtttataattattaaaatgtttgcaCTAAATTAATTCTCTTTGTAGGTCAAATGTCTTCAGTAAGAAATGCAAATAATGTTTGTACTTTTCTTATTCACCTTTGGCAGAGATTGTTCATTTTACAATGCATACACAACCCTGGTTTATTTCTCATCTGATTGGCTGAATGAATTCTGGGATGCTCGTGCAGACTGCGATCAAGACGACTATCGGTTTGTTTACATGGGACCAAAAGGATCCTGGTAATAATAAacattgttttatgtttaacatATTTGAACAAGTTTTGCATATAAATTAGCTGATAatcataggtcaaaggtcagagcAATAGTGGTGTAGGCTCTTCAAGGATTTCAGAATGAGGGCATTCTTCGACAGTATATTTAAACTCTAAAttcattgaaaatattatttaagctgCAATTTCAttaccttttttcttttttggggagCAAGAATGAGCCTTACAAAGATGTTATCattattctattattattattattattattatgattatgattattattattattatgattatactAAGGAGGACTCAAGCCTTGAAGCTAAACAGGAAATGTGTAATATAACATACCATTTCTGATATACAAAACTCATTTCCTGGTTTGTTGTCTGCGGTCAATTGGGTAGGATAACAATATATGTGTGGGTGAGAAATTGCAGATACCTTTTTGGACATTCTTTAATGGAAGTTAAATCTTTTCTTGTAATCATTGTTACCATCCATCATAAATTTAATAGCAGTGCACTCATAATTTACCAAACACCCATATGGTTAAAAGTGGTTTTCTAAAAGTAATACTAATACCATAAATAGTACTTCTCAAATACAAGAAGTGGTAGCCCCTTTTTCCTTCCTCTCCATTTCGTATGCCTATCCTCTTCTTCCCCTCTCCTTAACCTTAACACCATGTGCCCTGGTTGTATCAGTTGCTGTTAAAGTAAACCTTGGACTAGTTGATTATGCTAGGAACCAAAATGGCAATCCCTATAGctaattaacataaatttggTGAAATCAAACTTGAAAAATGGGAAATGGAAATTATGTTATTGGAGCTCTCACATATTTTTGGGGTCATGTTTCTCTTCTTCACCAGGACACCATTCCATGCTGATGTATTTAGGTCCTTCAGCTGGTCAGCAAATGTCTGCGGCAAGAAAAGATGGATTCTTGTTCCAGCCGGACAGGAGAAACATCTACAAGATCATCTAGGTAATTTACCCTATGATGTCACTTCCTGTGGTATCACTGACAATCGCAAAGGTGGTTTTAGTCAAGGAAAGTCCTACACCCCTATGGAAGTGGTGCAGTCTGTCGGTGAGGTCATATTTGTTCCATCTGGCTGGCACCACCAGGTGTTTAACATGGTAAGAACAATGACCTGGATTTAACCCATACACCTACTACAGATaggattaccccccccccccctcaatcacCCATCTTTAATTTGTGGCAGTCTGATGAAAGGTCTTTTGTGGTTACTTGCATAGTGGTACAGTATGTAGATTTCAGTTGTAAGTTGACACTTCTTTGTTGGTATTGATAACACTTTTTAAATAGTCACAAATTATTTGATATGtcatattgtttacctaattagaTAAGGACATAAACAATTTcaagtttatattttgtttgtgtatTTTATTGTTCCTTTGTCCAGCACTATATCCTTCTCATGCCAGTGAGTATGTCATATTAATACTTCTTTGATACTCTCTGGGTTTTCTAAAGAGTTACcgtctgttttcttttctttcttcataggAAGATACAATTTCCATCAACCATAACTGGTTCAACGGCACCAGCATTTCTCGATCTTTTGTGTTCCTGCAGAGCGAACTCAACAAAGTTCAGAAGTCTATTGATGATTGCAGAGACATGGATGGCTGGGAAAAACAATGCCAGGTTTGTTGAAGATATTGTAttgtaatttcttgaaatggTTTTGCAATCCAAATCATAACAGTGAATTCAGTGTGGTAATGTTACTCGTTTTGTCTGTTATCTGGTGCAAGATGTATGAAGTTTATTTCATTAGACAATGCATTGAATTGCAACTTTATAATCTGATATTTATGTTGTGGAGGAAACATGATAAcagttagagggcctgacattttgatGCTGGTAGGATCATTTTCAAAGGCAAATCACAGTTTGCATTTGAAAAAGACACCAGGATCGAAACATCAAGCCCTCTAACTTTTTGGCGTTTTGCTGTAGATGAGCAGTTTGGTAACAGTATTTTCTTTCTACTTGTGTTGGAatggaaatgaaaattgaagCAAAATATGGGAAAAAAATTATCTGACACTAATGACCTCTCAAGTCTTTATTCTTCTCTCTTGGTTCTAAGTTGGTTACTGTTCCGAAGTAAGCATTTCATAATAACGTTGTTAGCCTACAGCCGTAGAACCATGCATGCAGAGTGACAAAGAATCAAGCCTTGTTGCAATTCAGGgatccaaagaaaaaaaaggatttatttgaaaacaaagaattattcttacatacatacattcttattttcatatgacTTTGTCAATATTAtccattttataattttactGTTATCCTATTTTGCTTATTCAGCTCATTTTGAATGCATCGTCAGGGATGGATTATCAAGAATTCTTTCAGCTTTTGGTCAGTGTTTCAAGGAGGAGGTTACAGGTCATCAGAGACGGCCTTGATGAAGTAATCAACTTACCAACTTCTGCTGCTTGTGTGCCATGTCAAACAGACACTGGTGTAGATAGGGTTCGTGAGGCGGTGTCATGTGATCTGTCAGGTGACAAAAACTCATGTGAAGATGCTGATAAAAGGTTTACATGTACAGCAGGAAATCACCAAAGTAACCCTGATGTTGAATGGAATGCCTTTGTTGAGACGCATAATGATGAAGGTACGAATACTCATGAACACATATCGCATGACATTATTTCAGCTAAATTGCTGTGTGAGGACACAGAATTAAAGagcaaaattaaacattttgcagagaCGGATGTTAGACATCGGGGACAATCTCTAACGTTCTGGCATGCAGTCTATGATCTTAGACAGGTCAAGAGCGTCTTGGAAGATCTTATTAAAGATCCAAATATTAACATGTTGGAAGTCAAATATCAAGATTTAGAGCCAATTAACTTAATAGACAAAATAACTAAAATGATATCTAAGTTAATTTCTATAAACTTGCCTGAGTTAGTTTAAGAATTTTTATATCACTTTGatctttttcattatctttaTACATATGAAGATGTTTGTAATGGTTGGTACCTGGAATAAATGGGATGGAAACAGACTCTGATATTGTTGTCAAGAACATATTAATTCACTTGTATCGTCAAGCAAGGGTGTAAACAACTACTATTTATACAATCCATACATGTCTAATTCTTATCTCTTGCCACATATATAGTTGCTTTGTACATTGTGTTCCTCTTGTTTTGTAGTTGATTCTTGATTTCCTGTGTTTATGTTTTGGTTTTATTGTGGGAAGCGATGGAGCAAAATAGATGATTATTGTCTTGGCATAAATGAAGTTATTGTAGCTATTTCCATTTATTATAAAGTGTTTCAAACACTAGGGTACTTTCCATCATTTGCACTAACTTTACATTCAACTGAGTAATACATATCTCCATAGCAACACCACAAAGTACTTGTTTTCAACTATACAAGTGCAATCcaatttacaacatttattgAGTCTGGTCACTAAACCTAGAAGAATGAATGTTAGAAAACAGTTTCTTACCACCAACAtcagtataataataatatataaagcaTTAAATATACCAAATTGTTGTTTATAGTGAAATATGATACACATTATATTAAGCTAATGGGTGGATGATCAATATAGTTGACAAAAGAATGTCCATTAGTGTTGTGTACAATTTGACTACTTTATCAATTGATATAAGTTAACCTTAACAAAAGCTTTGATAAATAAAAGTAATCAATAATATTCAAGGTTCTAATGATGTCTTGATTTATCTACGTAAGTTTGCCATTTGGAAATTATAGAGGATGCAATGGATAGGCCACTAAGTTACagtatagagagagagagatacaaAGAGAAAGGGACTAATTCTAGTATGAAGCACTTGCAAATAGCACATGTTAAATTCCTCTCAATTCAAATAATTTCTTGCTGATATGGCCGACTTTGTTGACCATTGCTCTTCACATccttgttgacaattgacaattcataatcctggacattaaatatgaatctaagagactgacttcggtcagcttgcagctttgataagccaatgagacctattcgcgagttcctgcttgcaggaggatctaaaatacaatacatgcATAAATGATTTTGATAAGGGTTTGGTCTCATTTACCGATTGACATAAGGAACGGTCAAAGTTGGAGGCCCAATACCCACTCACTCTTTACTAatccattgttttttattatagaTAAATTAATTACAAAAGGTCACAAAATGTTAGCTATTCCTTAGAACAATCACATATGTATCAATCGTGTAATACTCTCAGCCATCCTTGAGAACATAAACAGCAAATCCTTCATCCGCTAGTAGATTGCAGTTTTCAGTTTGGTTTGTTCCATTATGTAACAGGTAACAAGTATTATGTTCCTCATCAAATATGAATGATTGGCACATCAAATTTACCATACAAAGACTACCGCATGTTATTAGGCCGAGAGCATTGCTGATCTCCTGAAGGACGCACAGTTGTATGAACACATCTTCTGTTGCTCTAGCAAACGTCACGTGATTTCGGATCGCTAAGAAAAAAcagcaatattattattatttgaatatttgtaagtaggcctatatgtttttAGATGTAAACAGGTATGCTCAAGGTATACGAAATGCATCTGTATTCATAcacaggggggtaggaagcttccaaaaagtggggggggggcacaacatcagaggggaactttctcattccacaaccatcacttgttatgctataaaccgatacacaggtcatatcacttaaatatatatgatatgttagtatgctatcaatactattatggtgcacgtgaataattaaaatgaaatattaaaattaacaaaggcttaagatatccaaaagacagttcttcatcaaaggggcacattttttTTGCCAGTAGGGTACATTTACtgttggaaaaaagtggggagggggcacgtgccccagtGCCCCCCGGCTCCTCCCCCCTGTTCATACATATGCTACACTGTCTTAAAGTAATATGCTGCTTAGTAAAACTACTTGACTTACCATCAATGCGTTTCGTTGTAGCCTCTGTTTCACAGATAAATGGTAACATCGTGCCTGCCATCCTATCATGCCATCTAAAATCCAAAGTTCTTCTTATTCTGAAGTAGCTACTTTCATCATTGAATGATGATTCGTCGAAGTTGGTATAATTGAGTTGGTTACCGTTTCTCCAGGTGCTTGTCTCCTCTGAGTAGCCTTGTAGCCCGATCCACGGATCATCGAGGAAGTCTTCAAATGAATTCAGATAATCTTCGATGTCTTTTTGTTCTTGCTCGCTTTCAATGTAGATCAAATGACTGGACCGGAGAGCACAGTATTCATCCGCCTCCGGCAAAGTTAGTGACAAATTGAATAGAAAGTAACAGGAAGTTCTCCAAGTATGAGAAGAGCCATCGGGACAAACTGGTAATAGAGAGAGGATTGGCAATGAAGGAAAAGTCAAAGTATGAAGTAGCAGTGGTTTAATATGTCTAAATTGATATTTAATCTACAAAAACTCCACACATTTGTGATAACACGTGAACAAGGGGTACCCTTAAATTAATCATGGCAAAATCAGATGCAATAAAATCTTCCTCCCTTAACTTCCTCgatcccctccccttcccttcccctcccccgtCAAACCTTTGGTCTCTCTTCTTTCCCCTGTCTACAAAGGAGACATGTTCGATTACATTATCCCAAGTGTGAAAAGAACAAACTTCACTAAGGACCTATTAAAACCGTAAATATTAAAGAACTGATAAGgaactccaccccccccccctctctcgcTTAATGCTTAGTTTGATTTTCCCTTCCTCCTCTCTCCCACTTACCCGATCAAAACTACATGGTTACATACGGAAAATAAGTTGTGGCAATATCATTGAAAACAATAGATAAAATGTTCCATGAATGGACTTGGGTTTAGAGCCTATCACTATAAGACATGTCCTCGGAGGAATATCTATACACCAGATACCAGATATGGATCGATAAGATCCCTTCACGAAGGGGTAGGGAAACTTTGGTGAACGacatttcacccccccccccgtctcctGTATTCCAGTTGTGCTCATTGCGTTTGGTACTTTGGTTGAATTAAAGAAGCAACCTCAACTTtcaggaaatgaaaaattgaatgTTTTATGTCACAGGTCAAACTTATCTCACCTCCCGACACAATTTCTGAGACAAGGTAAGTCACCAAAAGAGTTTGAAAACCGTAACGCAATAATATCAtcatctgaaaagaaaaaaggttatTCTGTATTAGGATGCGACCTGGGTGGGTGAGgttttttttatgggggggggggtggcggtgGTGAGAACATTCACCGATTTTAAATGATTCAATCAGCAATACCCAGTAGCCGTTGTTGTCAATATCTACACGTTTATGTACCAAAGCAAGTCAATCTCCCATGGGACACAAAGCCAGTCACAACAATGTGTAATAACGATGCATGTGACGAAAAATTGCCCTCAATCTGGCCGGAAATCTATTCCAGGTGGACGATGTCGTATTCTTCCTTGATTTATGACCACCCTACTTGAGCAAGTCTagaagtgacgtcacatagttTTAAAAGCTgttatgttttactttattaGTTTCTTTGCTTAATTTCTGATAGGTCAAATAATGTGAATCGTTACCAATGTGATACTAACGTTTGTATAATGCATTATATGATGCCTTCATTTGTTGTCAGTAATATAGCGGCTTAAATTTTACCCGCAAAACACTTTGGACAGAATTTCCTGTGACATTAATTCATGGCAGTGTATTTTAGGCctacatttaatacaaaaacatatGTGAGTTTAACAGGTCATCATTATTGCaactaaatatgctagaacgTTAGGATAATGGTCACTCGGGTTCAAAGTCCACCACGCattgtaccgtaccgataatcTAAAGGGCTTTTCTTTCACAGAGACGTTAACATGCCAGGTCTAACACTCTCCAATGTTTGGGAATAAGTTATGGAGGGACAGAatctccacaaaaaaaagtACTTTTAACACTTCTCTGTCAATTATTAGCAAGTTAAGAGTTGGCTGTGGTCGTATGGAAaaccgttttaacatttaatgaatttcagatatctcgaaataatttcagatatctcaaatttaatttaagatatctgaaatagaatttagaAATCTGAAACAAGAATCAAattaagatatctaaaattcccgattaaatgttaaaatggctttccacaTAGGCGAGTACTAATAACCTTTACGGTTTTGTATTTTCTCATCAGTGGCCCTAAGGCGATACGTACCCAGCTTTAACCACCGACTGAAACCGCCGccttacaaatataaataaataaagagttttCACAACCCATTCTGTGATTAAAACTTTCTATATTTGATCCTCCTCTTACCTTTCGTTCCTGCTTTCACAAGTATATGCAAAGTTTGTCTGGTCAATGGCGTTTTGTCCAAAGTTCGATCCGATTTTGCAACTATCTTCGCTTCTCGCCAGTGATGACGGAATTGTCACCTCCCTCTGTGACAGAAATGACGATTTTCACACTCGAATTTGACAACTGAGAGATCGATAGAACCGTCTCGACATAGATCAAACATCAATGAAAAGCACTGGTTgttacacaaacaaaatgtacaaCCGCCTGGCAGTGGTGCTGTCTGGAATGCAATAAACTTTCCCGCCACTGAAGTAACTAGAGATGAAGACTCGGACAAGGTCGGAGTAATTACTTGATTTCTTATTAATTTGATGATCATTTGTTGAATAAACAAATTCTATAGAGACAATGTAATATACAGGTACACGTAAAGAATTCTGAAATCACGAAGAATGTTAAAAGTTTCTTAAACAGAACAAAAGAGATGCTCGAAATTAGGAAATTCAAATTCAAGAAGAACCGTTTCGAAATTCATGAAGCGTTTCGACACAACGTGAAATCGTTGCTTACAAAACACACACgaacgcacgcacacacacaaatcaCATACGAATGCGCACTCCATGCATCATGATCGCATAGGTTTCTCTtttcatcaaaaccaaacaaagaTTTACATGTATATTATGTCCTTTGTACTGTTTTCTGGCAAGTAACCAATAATTGAAGGAACGAGTGAATCGTCTATACATGATCAACTATTGAAAATGGACAATATATcgacaaaacaagaaagaaaaaacagccAGCTTCATGTAGTAACTAATGAGTCAAGGCACTATTGAATAATCAATTTTTCTTCTAGGCAATTTGAAAAATCAATGGCATGATTGAAACGTTTGTaaatacaagggcgtaggaaccggggggggggctgaaaaatgtgggggggggggggggcggaagcatcattccgcccccccactccgcaagtcaaaaaacccctttttcatttccaaatgagaaaaaaatctcatttggagtaccaaattgcatttaaggccaggtgaaaatgcaaaattctttacaaaatggagtgggagttgaagtgtgctatattgcaccaaattgcatctgaggccacctggaaatgcaaaaaaaatccaaaggggagggggacaccccctccccttagacccctcccccaggccggccatcagacttcagcccccccactcaaaagtaccttcctacgccactgtgtaaATATAATGACTACATGACAATACGAATCTTAAAAGCGACTTAATGAAAATCATGACTTTTCTATATTTTCATTCTCTCTCTCATTAAATATTTGGAGCTGAATAgaattcgccagatttattaacgagtccgtagattctacagaCTGAAATCAATATTTGCAAGCTCCGCTCAACAGATCATGAGCCAAATcaaatttctgttttgtttacgaccgttaggcctaggactaTTTTccctttcgtggctagcctgtgctaggtcccttctcttgaatagttTCTTTCTTTCGGAATTACCCGGATGTAGCTTGCGAATTTGTGTCAATTCATTCCATTGCAATCATGAATAAACAGGTATTTTCAGACGTTTTCTCCGTGGAATTGGGtcaaaaagtggacgatacaagtatatataggtAACATTTGTGTAATGTACATGTTGATATgagcggtcgcagtgattttacggtaaatcgttcgcgccataagggcaacagaaaataaatttctttctttcgattgcgacagcttttctccattaaacccacctggtcagagagTTTTTaattcggaagtttgttttccgaaatacatcagcaaacacgtattgagactttaattcAATGAGGAGTTTAGCAAACTTGAAATAGACATCAGTCCTATCTGGTATTATTGGCCTGTAGTTCTAGTTCGAGAATAACTTCCCTACATATGGGCAAAGAGTACAAACATGTTAAACCGTTATTTACGAAGAATGACTGTACATTTTCACTCCATCAGGAAACTGTTCAATTTGCTCTTTATTTGAGGATTTTGATGGGTATTTACAGAGTTTCTCTTATCATTCACTTAATTTTGATCTACCCTCATGTATCAACTGTCCATCACATGGGTTGGGAAAGGactgggggggggtggaggcgACAATACAGAGTGAGAGAGAGGGACAAGTGGTTTGAATGAGAATATTTCATTGGATGTACTGGTCATAGCAAGGAGGGACCACATCAGATTCAACTttctgattaattaattaacaaagaCAATGAGGAAGTAGAACAATGAAATACTGACagcataaaagaaaaaaaaaatcaaatatacatATGTTTTTACAACTCTAAACAAGTCTATTTAAGTTTTCAATTTTATACAgaataacatacagtatatacaagtTGTTTTGCACAGTTTTCCATTCATCTTTAAGAATGCACAGTTTCCACTTTCACACATCTTTTAGCATACCCTAAAttcaaaaagcaaaaaaataattaaaaaaataataataaaagataaTAGCCATTAACAGCAAGAGTTCATTGGTCATTGCATGTCTAATCTGCACAATTAATCATCTGTAAATTATTTGCAATTACAGTAGTCCAttattaaattttcatcagttaaTAGTAGTTGACCTATCAGAGGCCTCCTCCCTTCCCAACactcccccccccgcccttgcccccccccacacacccaaCAAATTCGTTTGACAATCTCCTGCATTTATTGGTGAGTGTTATGCCAGTTTCTGTAGTTCAATATTGTCTTACTTTGAATTACTCTATGGACATATGCTGATGGTCACTGGATATATGCTGATGGTCAATGGATATATGCTGCTGGTAACACATGGATGGGGGTGGCTGGTTGGTAGCACCTGTGCTGTACTCTCCCTCCTCAATCTATCATTACTGGACAATTCTGAAATTCATATAATACAGTCTTAGGGAGACTACCCATGCAAACGTCTAACTCATGAAAGGAATGTGAAAACAAATATCTTATTAATTTATCATTATAGAGGTACAGGTATATAAGTTTTGTAAAACCATAATGCAAAACAAATAAGGGAGTCTTTGGTGGTTCACACAcatgcaaagaaaacaataagCCGTAATggtatatgtaatatatagaaaTAGAGCAGAAAGAGAATATGTCCAATGTCAAAATCATGTCAGTTTTAGCTCACAAAGAGATACTCATTACAGCTGTGatgaaaaatatcacaaatggAAAGTACATGTGAAACTCAAAATTGTAGCGGCAAGTTTTGAGCACAAGAAGGTTGTAAAAAAAGTAGGAATAACCAATTGCTGACTCAGCACTGTGGTTACTTAGGATAGTGACTGGACTACTCGCACAGCACTTTAATGATGACACAACATCATAAGGGTTCAGTTACAAAGCAGCCTAATTTTATCATTCAGAGattcaaatttatcacattGATTCTAAATAATTCTGTCAAAATTAGTCATGATATTTTCATTATATGAAAGAAATATctcttttatttgaaatattagtttttaaatatcattattattataattagaaataaataaaaggttTCATTAGAGACTGGTTTGCAATTCATtgaaaatttaacaaagaaactccaaaagctgctttaaagttTTAAGTTACATCTTAATGGCACAAATGTAAGTGATAATGAAATCATCGCAGGAAGGATGTAAGCTTCCACATTCAAGATGCAATTACACTATGAAAATTGGTGTAGAGCCACATTGGGCCCCAGAGGCAATTATATTACCAGGCCCTCTTTTTGAGGTCTTTAATTTTCTGTAAGTATACTATGTAAATATGCATCCATTAGTGTTATTCCACATTGTCCCCCTGATTGAATATGATCCTCCTGGAGTCCCCTTACCCCTCCCGCCACCATAGTTAGAGAGGCTATGTGCTCTGACATTCTAGAAGGTTATGAATAACTGCAGAAAATGAAATAAGTGTTTTTCGTTTTGACATGTCTTGCTATGTTgggaataatatatatatatagttatatatatatatatagttatatatatagagttgtCTGATCATCGCTCAAACGTGTAAAACTCTgtgtaacaactactagtgttccactagtctcaactaa encodes:
- the LOC139964509 gene encoding 2-oxoglutarate and iron-dependent oxygenase JMJD4-like; this translates as MNSANPLAVLTKEIALSSENSSSTEKFPTDGTAYEGIDRISRPISYEDFFEKYLLQNKPCIFGSFFTDSWPSRKDWVEDDGCHPDFEFLKSHFGDVTVPVANCEKVQYDAQPKEDMTLRDYLDYWQKHIKQNYESEKGCLYMKDMHFTRDCSFYNAYTTLVYFSSDWLNEFWDARADCDQDDYRFVYMGPKGSWTPFHADVFRSFSWSANVCGKKRWILVPAGQEKHLQDHLGNLPYDVTSCGITDNRKGGFSQGKSYTPMEVVQSVGEVIFVPSGWHHQVFNMEDTISINHNWFNGTSISRSFVFLQSELNKVQKSIDDCRDMDGWEKQCQLILNASSGMDYQEFFQLLVSVSRRRLQVIRDGLDEVINLPTSAACVPCQTDTGVDRVREAVSCDLSGDKNSCEDADKRFTCTAGNHQSNPDVEWNAFVETHNDEGTNTHEHISHDIISAKLLCEDTELKSKIKHFAETDVRHRGQSLTFWHAVYDLRQVKSVLEDLIKDPNINMLEVKYQDLEPINLIDKITKMISKLISINLPELV
- the LOC139964510 gene encoding asialoglycoprotein receptor 1-like yields the protein MMILLRYGFQTLLVTYLVSEIVSGVCPDGSSHTWRTSCYFLFNLSLTLPEADEYCALRSSHLIYIESEQEQKDIEDYLNSFEDFLDDPWIGLQGYSEETSTWRNGNQLNYTNFDESSFNDESSYFRIRRTLDFRWHDRMAGTMLPFICETEATTKRIDAIRNHVTFARATEDVFIQLCVLQEISNALGLITCGSLCMVNLMCQSFIFDEEHNTCYLLHNGTNQTENCNLLADEGFAVYVLKDG